A window of the Henckelia pumila isolate YLH828 chromosome 3, ASM3356847v2, whole genome shotgun sequence genome harbors these coding sequences:
- the LOC140889352 gene encoding uncharacterized protein — translation MDELFDSLDYNDDRRIRLASHQLQGIAKKWWTTTKRANEDRGTVIIWGVFKTEFYKRFFPASYRKEKGAKFSNLKQGNLSIEDYVSKFDSLLRFAPHVANNEEAKADHFINGLNPEIFTLVNTGRPNNFADAMDQAKGAKAGILMQRGNQAAPQ, via the coding sequence ATGGATGAACTCTTCGATTCTCTTGACTAcaacgatgaccgcagaatcaggttagccagtcatcagttgcagggtattGCCAAGAAATGGTGGACTACGACCAAGAGGGCGAACGAGGACCGAGGCACCGTGATTATTTGGGGTgtattcaagactgagttctacaaGCGGTTCTTTCCTGCCTCGTATCGTAAGGAGAAAGGTGCCAAATTTTCgaatctgaagcaaggaaatttgagcatcgaggactatgtgagcaagTTTGACAGCCTTTTGAGGTTCGCACCTCATGTCGCCAataacgaggaagccaaagccgaccatttcattaatggcttgaacccgGAGATCTTTACCTTagtcaataccgggagacccaacaactttgcaGATGCCATGGATCAGGCGAAGGGAGCCAAAGCTGGGATTTTGATGCAACGAGGAAATCAGGCAGCTCCTCAgtag